One region of Kogia breviceps isolate mKogBre1 chromosome 17, mKogBre1 haplotype 1, whole genome shotgun sequence genomic DNA includes:
- the CLXN gene encoding calaxin isoform X2: protein MNRKKLQKLTDSLTKNCKHFSKLEVKCLLHLFYNLAGDVTQWQSVVTGLDRNAFRNILHVTFGMTDDMIMDRVFRGFDKDNDGCITVSEWVYGLSVFLRGTLEEKMKYCFDVFDLNGDGFISKEEMFHMLKNSLLKQPSEEDPDEGIRDLVEITLKKMDHDHDGKLSFADYEQAVREETLLLEAFGPCLPDPKSQKEFEAQVFKDPNELREV, encoded by the exons ATGAACCGCAAGAAGCTGCAGAAGTTGACGGACTCCTTAACTAAAAACTGCAAGCATT ttagTAAATTGGAAGTGAAATGCCTTCTCCATCTTTTCTATAACTTGGCGGGTGACGTGACACAGTGGCAGAGTGTGGTCACCGGGCTGGATCGGAACGCCTTTCGGAACATCCTTCACGTGACGTTTGGGATGACGGACGACATGATCATGGACAGAG tatTCCGAGGGTTTGACAAAGACAATGATGGTTGCATAACTGTATCAGAGTGGGTTTATGGATTATCAGTGTTTCTTCGAGGAACtctggaagaaaaaatgaaat ATTGCTTTGACGTCTTTGACTTGAACGGCGACGGCTTCATCTCCAAGGAGGAGATGTTCCACATGCTGAAGAACAGCCTCCTGAAGCAGCCGTCCGAGGAGGACCCCGACGAAGGAATCAGAGACTTGGTGGAAATAACCCTGAAGAAAATG GACCACGACCACGACGGGAAGCTGTCCTTCGCAGACTACGAACAGGCTGTGAGGGAGGAGACTCTTCTGCTGGAAGCGTTTGGACCGTGTCTTCCTGACCCAAAG AGCCAGAAAGAATTTGAAGCCCAAGTATTCAAAGATCCAAATGAACTCAGGGAGGTGTGA
- the CLXN gene encoding calaxin isoform X1 — translation MNRKKLQKLTDSLTKNCKHFSKLEVKCLLHLFYNLAGDVTQWQSVVTGLDRNAFRNILHVTFGMTDDMIMDRVFRGFDKDNDGCITVSEWVYGLSVFLRGTLEEKMKYCFDVFDLNGDGFISKEEMFHMLKNSLLKQPSEEDPDEGIRDLVEITLKKMDHDHDGKLSFADYEQAVREETLLLEAFGPCLPDPKVTALRSQNSDQNVMQEPQPRTSWFGRWSDDSHSPAENSF, via the exons ATGAACCGCAAGAAGCTGCAGAAGTTGACGGACTCCTTAACTAAAAACTGCAAGCATT ttagTAAATTGGAAGTGAAATGCCTTCTCCATCTTTTCTATAACTTGGCGGGTGACGTGACACAGTGGCAGAGTGTGGTCACCGGGCTGGATCGGAACGCCTTTCGGAACATCCTTCACGTGACGTTTGGGATGACGGACGACATGATCATGGACAGAG tatTCCGAGGGTTTGACAAAGACAATGATGGTTGCATAACTGTATCAGAGTGGGTTTATGGATTATCAGTGTTTCTTCGAGGAACtctggaagaaaaaatgaaat ATTGCTTTGACGTCTTTGACTTGAACGGCGACGGCTTCATCTCCAAGGAGGAGATGTTCCACATGCTGAAGAACAGCCTCCTGAAGCAGCCGTCCGAGGAGGACCCCGACGAAGGAATCAGAGACTTGGTGGAAATAACCCTGAAGAAAATG GACCACGACCACGACGGGAAGCTGTCCTTCGCAGACTACGAACAGGCTGTGAGGGAGGAGACTCTTCTGCTGGAAGCGTTTGGACCGTGTCTTCCTGACCCAAAGGTAACGGCACTACGTTCACAGAACAGTGACCAAAATGTCATGCAGGAGCCACAGCCCAGGACTTCTTGGTTTGGCAGGTGGTCAGATGACTCACATTCGCCCGCAGAGAACAGcttctaa